The nucleotide window tatttcttgaaaaaagtaattcggtacttttttctaaaattacgAACGGTACTGGTATcagtactgaaaaagtaccgcggtacggCCCACCTTTGCTTGTTCCAATAAAATCTCTTTCTCTACCTTAACCTAACGAGTAAGCCAGTTTTAGGTCTATTGATTACATGTATAGCATTGTAGAAGTAGTCACCAAATTAATTGAGATTGACTTGTTGCGTCCTTTGTTTGTAATACTTTCTTccaaaacatttggtgcaaatGGTACATTTTTTAGTTGGCTTTCGTTTGCAGGGACGATCATATACACTTAATTAAGCTACTGTAGGAAACGAATTGGAGCATTGGATTGCtttgtataattttatgtCCAGTCCGCAATCGCATGATGTGCctttatttttacaacaatgCATTTTTGTTCCAGGAAATCGATGGACCTAACCTATGAAGTGCGAATTTAGAGATGAACATGACTTTGACTTTGTGACCGGCTAGCATGTTTTGCTGTCTGTAGGCTATATTGCCAACAGTAGCCATGTTAACTTTATGCCGTTGTTGTAAACCTATGTCTGTACAATGGTTTAACATGTAATGGATCTTATGTCGCCTGTCATTTGCAAACAAGCTTTGTGTATTGCGTATTAATGTTGAGTATCAATaatacatttttacaatggGCGGCCAGGGGAGCAGAGGACACACTTTCATAAATTAATGTCTGTGTAGGctacataaattttaaaccagTGATTTTTGTACGGCGACCATTTCCAACAACAACAACGACGACCAAAATATTCTCTTCCTACAAGTATTTTCAAACATAGCCTACTGTATGTGCCGTTACCATTTGATATTGCTTGCCTGGAAAAACGAAATAATAATTTCGTAAAGGCAATGCTACCGTGATGTAATTAGGTTTGCGTTGAGAGTGGAGCAAAAGCTTAGCTGAGGTCTAAAATTTTCCTGTTTGCCCACCCCACCCAAAACGAGCGGAGCCCAAATCTTTATTTTCAGCTCAAAAactaactttttatttaaatgacaaaaaaaaaatcgaaCAGACGCGCACAGTATTTAGAAGTTACAAAGAAGATAATCCAATCGGTTCGGTGAATCTGCATATCAAATGGGACGCATTAATATGTTTGATCTGAAGTAACCCGACCCATTTAAGTATGGTAGGTCGAAAACTTGTACTCCATACCAGTAGGTAAAGTAATATTGAAGAACAATTACTTGTCATCCAAATTTCAAATCGAACGTTGCATAAGGCAAGAAGATCCACTTTCACCTACCACATTACTATTCTTCATTGAATGTTTAGCTTCCGTTCTAAGAAAGGCACCATTACCATAGGCTGCAACcaatataaaaaattctttactttaaaagtaccgtcggttccgttactttgcaaaaaatgtatCGACGGTttgagaaaaaattaaaaccagaTATAATGCACAAGTAGGTGCAAAGCACTTCATCGTTCTGTAGCGGTGAGttatattaatgtttttggatGACATAAAGCCAAGGTTTTAATTGTTCTTTTTGAACTCGTTTTGTCTATTTAACTTTTTGACTCGGTTGCTTTTGCTATCTcttattgtttctttaagtcagcacaacattcataaagtccaaattcttatatttcaaaatgtaggcctattcgTCTCTAATTAGGTCTACATCAGAATAAATTATGCATGTCCCATTCCCAAAACATACTTTTCAGAGATAACTTTTCCAGAAGAGAGATTTTATAAGAAGGACGATGAAACCAAAATCAATTCTATTTATCGCTTTTGCCAATCAGCTAAGGCCAGCAGTTTTACATCCCAATTCACATATCAATATGTCACAGAATATTTCCTTTGTAACCACTAACACTTTGCCAGTGCTATTTACGTGACAAAATTATGTCAACGAGATATCGTGTACCTACTAAACGTTAAGCATACTACAAGCACTTGAAACCTAGGTTACTCTACCACACGTACAGGTGTCATAATTTAACAGGACAGCTATGCATAGCCACGTAGGCTAATACAACACGCGCATATCTCACAATGAAACATTTTCCTAGCCAgagaacacacaatcgcttaCAGAAAACGCcaattatttaaattattacaattcactATTAAAATCGCCATAGTTCCTTCAAAAAGCGCAACATCTCGGTAAAAGCCCTGGCACGATAAAAGTTCTGCAACTATGTAAAAATTTCATGGTTTGTCATTTTCTTGTCAACTTTCTCTTTCGTGCTCTCAGAAGGCCCTTTTTCGGAATCATTTCTTTGCTTTGCGCGATAAACCGTGGATTGTACCTAGAAGGAGTCTCCTGTTGCTTTATAATGACTTTCATTAAGTATTTATAATTCTTTGTAAGTTGTTCTGCGTTGTTTAGATGAGTGACATTTAAAAATTGCTTCGCTTCATCCAGAGACATTCTCAACGAACTGGAAGATGAAGCAGATTCTGCACCTTACTTCCCGCCCCATGCCCTCGCAGCAGCCTGCATTCTGGCGttattttccttttgtttGGCACGTCCAAATGCTCTTCCTACAAGCTGCGCCTCGGCAGTTATAACTTTGATAAGGTTGTTTGACTGTTTGCAATAACCAGTGAGTTTTATGCTTAAGTTAAAATACAAAGTACTAATGTCAGTACAAACCGTCAggtaaaatttactttttcttttattgtgaGGAAGGAGTCGAACATTTTTTCTATTGGTTGTTTTTATCCAAAGTACGACTAGCTATTGTTTCTTTTGATCGGTGATTAAGttgtatatttttgtatttcatcatttttttgCAGGTAAGTCAGGAATATTTGCACTCTTTCCTTTTTTatgatatataggctactacatcatgtttgttttgcaaGTAAGCTATCGTACCATGAAACTAGTGCTGGACTAACTTGCAAGCAATATAGGTGCTTAGGGCACCAAGCTATAAAGGGTAAACCCTCTTTTCATCCTCTTCTATTGTGACAAGCCACCCATTGCATCACGTAGTACATTACATAATCAGAAGGTTGCGGACAACCGCATATCGATGATGTCAGAGTCTTGCAACAGAAACAATCAAGTGAACACTACAATAACCAACCAGCTCGCACGCGATCTGGAAACCAAGTTTAAGAAAACGACATTCTCCAGCACGACGAGGCACTTATGCAAGATCGAAGATGtgcttgttattttatttcaaagataAAAATCCTTAGCCATGGAAGTTTAGATTACCTGGCGCCAAACAACTATGGCGATTGTATTAGTCAATTGTAACAATATAGACAATTGGCGTATTTATTAAGCGATTGAGTGTTCTCTGGCTATGAAAAATGTATCATTTAAGTCTAAGATATACGCACTATGTCTTACGTGGCTATAAGTTGGTTGGAATTTAACTATGACGCGTGTCCGTGTGTTAAAGTATCCTACTTTTTAGGTGATGGGTTGTGGCTTAGAGCATATGGGTTGTGGTTAGAAGTAGCATTTATGCCAACAATAGTAAAGCTGACCATGTTTGCTTGTTTACTTTTCTCGTTTGACGTTATCTTGCTGTCAAAAGTTTGTTGGTCAGAAACGATATCTTTCTATGTCGTGTCCATTTGTAATTGGTTATGattagggcccgcaaaagtcaataaagtcaaaaatttttaaggacctcgtctgaccacgaatcaaagaataaagttgttttcagcacctaggggggtgtttctaagaagttaataggtcaaaataaagtcaaaatttacaataaagtcaaaattttcaataaagtcaaaatttttcaaaatatggctttttacaaagtttttgtgtttcttgagagtaattcttgtaaaaatcctcgtgaaagcattgtaaatcaggaactgcgacacaattaaaccatattaacacataaaagcaggaaataagtcacaatgcccacttggatcagcagtaacttttatcgcaaattgtccattgtttattgattgttacgtatttaaataattcttataaaacacttcatTTTCATAAACGTagtattttcgaagatcaacagtttggattttaggaatagctgacattctgtaatacaaaaatgcctaagcaagctaaatcgacttcagcaaaagttagacagatttgtcgagatttttctgatgtatttaatgcaactcccgggggtgatttaaggtgcaatatttgcgaggttatagtgaagtgcgataaaaagtattttgttgaaagccacagtaaaagtaaacgccatcaagctggattggagcaacaacaagcattccctgtttaatttgctgtttattagaatttaccatgtggagaaaatcgaggcaaagtgcccttttcacaaggacaaaataacacaagctacctaaatctatcgccaaaaaacacgacgcactttttataatccataaaacaccttgacttttcgacaaaatattacgtttgggtctgaaatcgacaaaatattatgtttgggtaactggaggaagaactgtggcctttacaaataagcaatttcgttaggtcaaaataaagtcaaaatttgataaaaataaagtcaaaaaaaattttttttaggtcaaaataaaaatggccctagttaTGATACATACAAAGTATGTACGTTTTATTGACTGAAGAAGacaaaaatatagcctacttttggTTTTGAGAAAGGTTCGTGATTTGCTGTTGGTCTGGAAAACATCTGCAAAAAGTTGGAGTGAAATTCTTCTAATTTGTAATTAGTACGACTACATTTTGTACTTTAAGAACTGGACTTTTATGAGTGCTGTGCTTGCTAGAAGAAACAATAAGACATAGCATAAACAACGGAGTCAAGAGTTAAATAGGCAAAGGAGTTCTCAAGGACAAATAGGCTATAGCCTTTGGGTTTAGATAATTCCAATTCATGGATATAGCATTCCCTTCGCCTAAAATTTGGTAGGTTAACAAGATAACAACTGTATAACGTTGTTAGTGCGTTTTACGccttttttttttataaattttgaactcCTCTGTTTTCAGGAACGGGCAGTTTAGCAGAATAGAAGTGATGTTTGACTCCATGCTGtacttaatttaaaacttagtTCACAATTCTTTGTCTTCCTATTGTTTACAAAACGTTAAATGTTTGAAGAATTCGTTCTATTATGTCGCTAACAATACACAAATCGATCAAAACGCGCAAGTGGAACTGCAAGTTACCCTCAAGGCATTAACAGTCTAATTAGGCCTAATAGATGCATTGGATTGGGCGGGTTTTCTAAAGAAAGCTCTTGACTGAATTTgctaagtttaaaaataaatgatattgcataaaacaaaaatactaaatAATCATTaagaatttgttaaattttaaacatatatttgctttttttatgaaaaactaCGTTATAGCCTACTTACGTTTTTACAATTGACACAttatgttttacaaaaaattaggATAAAAAAGTTGCTTTTTGCTTACCGTTTATTACCCGGTTAGCTAAAACAAGTATTCGGATAGTAAATATTATTGATATCTAAACTAACCCTACCTGTACCTGCTAATATGGGCTTAATGgctagtaggcctatataaaaAGAGGAGTGATTACGCAAACAGCGATTCGGACACAGTTTTAAAACTGACTTAGGAAACGTATGTATCAAACAGGCTGAAGAAAGGCATGTCAATATGTAGCACACTCAGTTCATCGTGTCTATGTCAATCTTCTAAAACGcaagattttgaaaatttttgttactCTTAACTTTCACccttaaggaggcgtcaaacaccaaaaaatccgtgtttgttttattatacagaaaatttactgaaagactgattacttgaaaaatcCTGCATgtggctctctgaaattttgcatgtcaatttagtagaCTActtaccattccataaaatgccatgaAAAAAAgtcatgattcaaacttttttaacagaggcgcaaaataaacacgagaatttttggcctaaaaacccaattttagctactttcatgcaaattgttagcctaattctgcacgcgacctgggacattgaagcaatCTATTGGTAAAAAACAAGAGTTCTACGAGATCGTCTGAAATGCGACTTTTTCGGCGAAGTGACGTTATTAACGAAGCGGTTATAGACAAACACTATtgcaggggtgtccaacccgtggcccgcgcggtatttTTCGAAAAGACTTATAAGTTTATTATCAACTGAATTgcctacgtaatttatggcgaacttacattccgaaaaattgacatttattatttgtttgctactttctgacagccatatggaaaactcgcttcccattgctacatcgtccatctcaccgattttgccaaattttcaagaaaaacagTGGTaaacttcacattgaaaaGCCGACATGtactaaaaactttgttgacttgtttttataactgtaaaagaggataatacgtatttctaagattatAATTTTGGTGCgtgggttttaattagaaatcagcagtaaacactcaagtggcccggGCAATCACATGAAAGTCAACTGTGGTAAATTTATGAATACACAATACTTCAATTGCCGGCATTCTGTTAGTATATGATGCTTAGACACATTTTAACCTGTTTACAGCTTAATATATTAGTACCTCATATACCAACAATTCATGATCGTACTTCTAATATGGCaaataaaatgatattttGGATTCGCTCTGCATATATTACATAACTAGTTTTTACAATTTGAAACCAAATGTTAGGTAAAAGTAAATATGGAATTTGAATTTACACCGAGTTCAGACAAATACCTCAAGGCCTGCTCTGTAAAAGGCATAGGCCCACAAACCAAAACTAACACATTATCTTGACAAGCATTTAACATGTCTTGTAAGTGAGCAAGTGCAATCCGCCCTTTTTCTCCATTCCATTCTTTGCCTGGCTGAGATAAAACATGTCGAATTGAAAATCGACCAGAAAACTGCATGCACAAAGTGCTTAGTTTATCCATCCATAAAATGTCTTCTACcgttttgttgtaaaatgcAAGCTGTACTGTTTTCTTGCTCTTGTGTAAACAATAGTGGAGTATTCGTATCATTGGAGTGAAACCAGTGCCACCACAAAGCATTAATACATTTTGATATAACGACAACATACTTATCGAGAAAGTGCCCTCATAGGTGCTAATTGATAAAGTGTCACCTTctcttaaatttttaacatttgatGTAAATGCTCCATCATTGTATGCCTTTATCATCATAAACAAATTGCGCCCATCAAGTAACAATTCAGAATTTACATTACATAGGTCCGGAACAACAATTGTGTAAGGTCTTGATATGCAAATTTCACCAATATCTGCTTGTAGATAAACATGATAACCAACAGGAACACACATGTAACAGGAATCTGGAAGTTTAAAATGATACAAGCAAGTATCATGGGTTATAGCAGTTTTAGATATTAAATGGCTTAAATAGTATCGGTGATTGTGCAAACTCCGTGGTATACTTTGGCAATGACTTTGCATGGCAGAACCTAATATGCTCCATTTTTTGTCAGCAGCAAACTTTTCCAATGTTACCATAATGCTGTTATTAAGACTATTATGAGTTactgaaatttcttttttgactTGTTCCTTTAATTCTAACCCAATCATCAATACTTCATTTTCCAAATATATTTCTCCTTGAAACAGACGACCAGCATCATGAATGTTACAAACGAGATCATACTTGCTAAGTGAAGTACCATTCATAGACCATGTTACATGTACATCTG belongs to Clavelina lepadiformis chromosome 6, kaClaLepa1.1, whole genome shotgun sequence and includes:
- the LOC143463527 gene encoding cytochrome b5 reductase 4-like isoform X2 yields the protein MSSLFPAANSPQRHSAQAATKRSKVSLQPGHSLMDWIRLTKSGVDLRGTGPRLLEVTLEELNKHNKPEDSWIALKGYVYNVTRYCNYHPGGQAELMKGAGKDATNIFNKVHRWVNFESMLQACLVGRLVENTSFSSKKQLSLPPHSNTLSLNLASDLATSSTQLLVNVSDSNTEVSDKVIMTWNQSNTDVHVTWSMNGTSLSKYDLVCNIHDAGRLFQGEIYLENEVLMIGLELKEQVKKEISVTHNSLNNSIMVTLEKFAADKKWSILGSAMQSHCQSIPRSLHNHRYYLSHLISKTAITHDTCLYHFKLPDSCYMCVPVGYHVYLQADIGEICISRPYTIVVPDLCNVNSELLLDGRNLFMMIKAYNDGAFTSNVKNLREGDTLSISTYEGTFSISMLSLYQNVLMLCGGTGFTPMIRILHYCLHKSKKTVQLAFYNKTVEDILWMDKLSTLCMQFSGRFSIRHVLSQPGKEWNGEKGRIALAHLQDMLNACQDNVLVLVCGPMPFTEQALRYLSELGVNSNSIFTFT
- the LOC143463527 gene encoding cytochrome b5 reductase 4-like isoform X1, giving the protein MVSAACICSITYFKTNKFLIWICHIQITIATEVSLFYDHRILPLNCPAAKVISLYKKQHHLISKMSSLFPAANSPQRHSAQAATKRSKVSLQPGHSLMDWIRLTKSGVDLRGTGPRLLEVTLEELNKHNKPEDSWIALKGYVYNVTRYCNYHPGGQAELMKGAGKDATNIFNKVHRWVNFESMLQACLVGRLVENTSFSSKKQLSLPPHSNTLSLNLASDLATSSTQLLVNVSDSNTEVSDKVIMTWNQSNTDVHVTWSMNGTSLSKYDLVCNIHDAGRLFQGEIYLENEVLMIGLELKEQVKKEISVTHNSLNNSIMVTLEKFAADKKWSILGSAMQSHCQSIPRSLHNHRYYLSHLISKTAITHDTCLYHFKLPDSCYMCVPVGYHVYLQADIGEICISRPYTIVVPDLCNVNSELLLDGRNLFMMIKAYNDGAFTSNVKNLREGDTLSISTYEGTFSISMLSLYQNVLMLCGGTGFTPMIRILHYCLHKSKKTVQLAFYNKTVEDILWMDKLSTLCMQFSGRFSIRHVLSQPGKEWNGEKGRIALAHLQDMLNACQDNVLVLVCGPMPFTEQALRYLSELGVNSNSIFTFT